One window of Paralichthys olivaceus isolate ysfri-2021 chromosome 20, ASM2471397v2, whole genome shotgun sequence genomic DNA carries:
- the dazl gene encoding deleted in azoospermia-like isoform X2, whose amino-acid sequence MDVYKPRGRRQTSSSSKLSNGYVLPEGRLTPNALFVGGIDLKVEENEIRDFFAKYGVVKEVKIITYRGGICKGYGFVYFNEEVNIPSIIEEHISFKGRKLKLGPAIMKERSLRSMPSWSGAAHWTSPTQYFYCACCSPVGGGVAQPSPILNGGSPYPPPYSYSNFGGGVMVPQMPVNYPQNVFAYPYTPSQWTADQRTQPVNQSFVDCGVQTMLTVL is encoded by the exons ATG GACGTGTACAAGCCCAGGGGCAGACGCCAAACTTCATCCTCCTCGAAGTTGTCCAATGGATACGTCCTGCCTGAGGGAAGACTGACTCCCAACGCACTGTTTGTCGGTGGGATAGACTTAAAG GTGGAGGAAAATGAAATACGCGACTTCTTTGCAAAATATGGCGTAGTCAAGGAAGTGAAAATTATCACATACCGTGGAGGAATCTGCAAAGG TTATGGCTTTGTGTACTTCAATGAGGAGGTCAACATTCCATCAATCATTGAG GAACACATCAGTTTTAAGGGCCGGAAACTCAAGCTGGGCCCCGCAATCATGAAAGAAAGGAGTTTGC GGTCCATGCCATCCTGGTCTGGCGCAGCTCATTGGACGAGCCCCACCCAGTACTTCTACTGTGCTTGCTGCTCACCTGTAGGAGGTGGTGTGGCACAACCTTCACCCATCCTCAACGGAGGCAGCCCCTACCCTccg CCATACTCCTATTCCAACTTCGGAGGAGGTGTGATGGTCCCACAGATGCCAGTGAACTACCCACAGAATGTCTTTGCCTACCCG TACACTCCATCTCAATGGACGGCGGACCAGAGGACACAGCCTGTCAATCAG AGCTTTGTGGACTGTGGAGTCCAGACTATGTTGACTGTGCTGTAG
- the dazl gene encoding deleted in azoospermia-like isoform X4 codes for MDVYKPRGRRQTSSSSKLSNGYVLPEGRLTPNALFVGGIDLKVEENEIRDFFAKYGVVKEVKIITYRGGICKGYGFVYFNEEVNIPSIIEEHISFKGRKLKLGPAIMKERSLRSMPSWSGAAHWTSPTQYFYCACCSPVGGGVAQPSPILNGGSPYPPPYSYSNFGGGVMVPQMPVNYPQNVFAYPSFVDCGVQTMLTVL; via the exons ATG GACGTGTACAAGCCCAGGGGCAGACGCCAAACTTCATCCTCCTCGAAGTTGTCCAATGGATACGTCCTGCCTGAGGGAAGACTGACTCCCAACGCACTGTTTGTCGGTGGGATAGACTTAAAG GTGGAGGAAAATGAAATACGCGACTTCTTTGCAAAATATGGCGTAGTCAAGGAAGTGAAAATTATCACATACCGTGGAGGAATCTGCAAAGG TTATGGCTTTGTGTACTTCAATGAGGAGGTCAACATTCCATCAATCATTGAG GAACACATCAGTTTTAAGGGCCGGAAACTCAAGCTGGGCCCCGCAATCATGAAAGAAAGGAGTTTGC GGTCCATGCCATCCTGGTCTGGCGCAGCTCATTGGACGAGCCCCACCCAGTACTTCTACTGTGCTTGCTGCTCACCTGTAGGAGGTGGTGTGGCACAACCTTCACCCATCCTCAACGGAGGCAGCCCCTACCCTccg CCATACTCCTATTCCAACTTCGGAGGAGGTGTGATGGTCCCACAGATGCCAGTGAACTACCCACAGAATGTCTTTGCCTACCCG AGCTTTGTGGACTGTGGAGTCCAGACTATGTTGACTGTGCTGTAG
- the dazl gene encoding deleted in azoospermia-like isoform X1 has protein sequence MSEDVHYEEVKGALIDDVYKPRGRRQTSSSSKLSNGYVLPEGRLTPNALFVGGIDLKVEENEIRDFFAKYGVVKEVKIITYRGGICKGYGFVYFNEEVNIPSIIEEHISFKGRKLKLGPAIMKERSLRSMPSWSGAAHWTSPTQYFYCACCSPVGGGVAQPSPILNGGSPYPPPYSYSNFGGGVMVPQMPVNYPQNVFAYPYTPSQWTADQRTQPVNQSFVDCGVQTMLTVL, from the exons ATGTCTGAAGATGTGCATTACGAGGAAGTAAAGGGAGCTCTTATAGAT GACGTGTACAAGCCCAGGGGCAGACGCCAAACTTCATCCTCCTCGAAGTTGTCCAATGGATACGTCCTGCCTGAGGGAAGACTGACTCCCAACGCACTGTTTGTCGGTGGGATAGACTTAAAG GTGGAGGAAAATGAAATACGCGACTTCTTTGCAAAATATGGCGTAGTCAAGGAAGTGAAAATTATCACATACCGTGGAGGAATCTGCAAAGG TTATGGCTTTGTGTACTTCAATGAGGAGGTCAACATTCCATCAATCATTGAG GAACACATCAGTTTTAAGGGCCGGAAACTCAAGCTGGGCCCCGCAATCATGAAAGAAAGGAGTTTGC GGTCCATGCCATCCTGGTCTGGCGCAGCTCATTGGACGAGCCCCACCCAGTACTTCTACTGTGCTTGCTGCTCACCTGTAGGAGGTGGTGTGGCACAACCTTCACCCATCCTCAACGGAGGCAGCCCCTACCCTccg CCATACTCCTATTCCAACTTCGGAGGAGGTGTGATGGTCCCACAGATGCCAGTGAACTACCCACAGAATGTCTTTGCCTACCCG TACACTCCATCTCAATGGACGGCGGACCAGAGGACACAGCCTGTCAATCAG AGCTTTGTGGACTGTGGAGTCCAGACTATGTTGACTGTGCTGTAG
- the dazl gene encoding deleted in azoospermia-like isoform X3, whose protein sequence is MSEDVHYEEVKGALIDDVYKPRGRRQTSSSSKLSNGYVLPEGRLTPNALFVGGIDLKVEENEIRDFFAKYGVVKEVKIITYRGGICKGYGFVYFNEEVNIPSIIEEHISFKGRKLKLGPAIMKERSLRSMPSWSGAAHWTSPTQYFYCACCSPVGGGVAQPSPILNGGSPYPPPYSYSNFGGGVMVPQMPVNYPQNVFAYPSFVDCGVQTMLTVL, encoded by the exons ATGTCTGAAGATGTGCATTACGAGGAAGTAAAGGGAGCTCTTATAGAT GACGTGTACAAGCCCAGGGGCAGACGCCAAACTTCATCCTCCTCGAAGTTGTCCAATGGATACGTCCTGCCTGAGGGAAGACTGACTCCCAACGCACTGTTTGTCGGTGGGATAGACTTAAAG GTGGAGGAAAATGAAATACGCGACTTCTTTGCAAAATATGGCGTAGTCAAGGAAGTGAAAATTATCACATACCGTGGAGGAATCTGCAAAGG TTATGGCTTTGTGTACTTCAATGAGGAGGTCAACATTCCATCAATCATTGAG GAACACATCAGTTTTAAGGGCCGGAAACTCAAGCTGGGCCCCGCAATCATGAAAGAAAGGAGTTTGC GGTCCATGCCATCCTGGTCTGGCGCAGCTCATTGGACGAGCCCCACCCAGTACTTCTACTGTGCTTGCTGCTCACCTGTAGGAGGTGGTGTGGCACAACCTTCACCCATCCTCAACGGAGGCAGCCCCTACCCTccg CCATACTCCTATTCCAACTTCGGAGGAGGTGTGATGGTCCCACAGATGCCAGTGAACTACCCACAGAATGTCTTTGCCTACCCG AGCTTTGTGGACTGTGGAGTCCAGACTATGTTGACTGTGCTGTAG